Within Triticum dicoccoides isolate Atlit2015 ecotype Zavitan chromosome 1B, WEW_v2.0, whole genome shotgun sequence, the genomic segment aagtacgtattaccagcgggggtctctgtggctccccctgtggtggctagtgcggcctcaagttgggccttgcactcttggagctcctgggacaggtgggtattcttctccgtaagatcctgcataataaatgatccttaaatcagttattttaactattttaagtctcgggggctactagcatatataactattaaaattacttacccgtatgcccttcacatactgctccgtggctctggttaaaccatcttgagcagcacggaggtgcgcgtttcccgcatcaaaggcattcaacgcctccggggagaaacacgcgtcacgaagaactatccggtgacgcctgtgattcatggcgctctccacctcagaccaggtggcggacagcctgtcggcatcctccgtcggaggagcatacgactcttgccttgtgttcgcctccacttccggaccacgcgatggagcatggctggcagaggcttgattggcaacctctccggacactgtccagcgagcgctctttctcctggaaaaagttatgagcattaatatacctcctagggatccttcccttaaaaacaacagTGCgctgtaccgttgcggcgacgtttcgattcgcgtcacactcctcttccgcctgctgggccgaactgacccttgctggtcagccgccgcaggttcggcttcccgccttaaaggcacctcctgcgatgcaccatcaatataggatggtcagagttgagcacggatcaaatgatggtgtcaagacctcggtcgtagtcacctgggaggccggaaacaaaccggggtagtcagccgtaatggcgactagggtattgtccatgctaagttggtggaacactccgtcaatcagctccacctttatgtccggatcctctgcgGAGGTCGAATCAAGGGattgttccggatcctcgggctgtggagttaggcttcataTGCCCTCcatgtcccggcgcagctcctgcgtcgaaatcacaaagtaagatacttgactttggaagtatggatcgggtagataaacgtccgcttacccagctccgagggttgttcatggaaaatccgttcaatggattcgtgcggagaaagtcctcctcctcccccttgtacaagccggacaggatctttgccagatcggatgccgagctcggccctctgcagccatgacgggtggcgtcgtcttccccgttgaaatcccacatagggtggcccctatattggagtggctgcacccctcgcataatgcacgtggccatgattccgatcatgatcaatccggagtgggccagtaacctaatccggcccatcagataatggacgctcccatcatcctcccgttgagggctccgcgggcgccaactcaggcgtttcttcaaaggagcattgctgaactccgggaggccgatccaaactggatccggcagaggggcgtcctccatgtagaaccattccgaaggccagtcttcggacgccttcttcggggtgccggatagatatccggtcccggcgatgcgccatatttcggctccgcccacttaatatatcgacccctcataagaacggggtacaaggcaaaacaatctcttccacagcgcaaaatggggctcgatgcccaggaacagctcgcaaagagctacaaagcccgtgatgtgcaaaatggaggcaggtgtgaggtggtgaagctggagtccgtagaactccaggagcccccggagaaacggatgtatgggaaatccgagtccccttattaggtaagggacgaagcatacccgctctcctttggaagggttgggggcgctctccgcctgctttccacccttgaaggtggctagtccggctcgaaccggaaccataaaagctgggggaagatatccctcggtttggagcgccactagctcgctgtgtggaactgagcatatcccccaatctcctggcttagggttgggagcgcgagaggaggagccgcgtcgactatccatgatagaatggatttttgttagaggcgcttcgatgagaacttgcggatggaggatggtgtgagctggatctagatcctcgcctctcttataggcggctcgttcgcacggctaggggataaaatgtaaaaatactctagcttttcgcattcatacgacacgtggaagaaggccactattgggcgtagaagccaaggagcgcaacatttataaggaagccggacactattcgacaagaacatgaagtttgaaggagaacccaccttgcagcgccgaagacaatatacgcgtcggactcatcgtcgctgaagcccggttcgggggctactgagggagtcccggactagggggtgtccggatagccgaactatcatggtcggccggactccaagattatgaagatacaagattgaagactttgtcccgtgtccggatgggactttccttgatgtggaaggcaagcttggcaatacggatatgtagatctcctaccattgtaaccgagtttgtgtaaccctagccctctcggtgtctatataaaccggatggctttagtccataggacgaacaacaatcataccatagtttagcttctagggtttagcctccttgatctcgtggtagatctactcttgtaacatacatcatcaatattaatcaagcaggacgtagggttttacctccatcaagagggcccgaacctgggtaaaacatcgtgtcccttgtctcctgttaccatccgcctagacgcacagttcgggaccccctacccgagatccgccggttttgacaccgacagtgggtatgagtctgctagtgactatgatgaggagactttggctcttattacacgtgaagaacatggtggagatgattctgatcatgagacgcaatacatggctcctgaagacgctgacaggtatgaatgtttagttgctcaacgtgttttgagtgtgcaggtaacacaagctgagcaaaatcagagttacaatttgttccataccaaggaagttgtgaaggaacgttctgtgcgcgtcatcatagacggagggagctgcaacaacttggctagcatggagatgatggagaagctttctctcaccacaagaccacatccacattcttattacatccaatggttcaacaacagccgcaaggttaaggtaacacatactgttcgtgtgcattttagtatctctacatatgctgattatgttgattgtgatgtggtacctatgcaagcatgttccttattacttggtagaccatggcaacttgataaaaattctgtacaccatggtagaaaaaatcactatactcttgttcataaggataaaaatattactttgcttcctatgactcctgattccattttgaaagatgatattaatagagctaataaagcaaaacaggagaagaataagagtgaaaatcagattgtggcaaaagaatttgagcaacaaatgaagcctaataataaaccatctagtgttgcttctgaaattaaattgaaaagtgcatgtttatttgccaccaaatctgatattggtgagctagatttcagcaaatctgtttgctatgcttttgtgtgcaaagaggcattattttcattcgaggacgtgccttcctctttgcctcctgctgtcactaacattttgcatgagttcgctgacgtctttccacaagacgtgccaccgggattaccgcctattcgagggattgagcatcagattgacttaattcccggtgcttcactgccaaaccgtgcaccataccgtaccaatccagaggagacgaaggagattatgtgtcaagtacaagagcttctcgacaaaagttatatacgcgaatcccttagttcttgtgctgttcctattattctagtgccgaaaaaggatggtacatcacgtatgtgtgttgattgtagaggcattaataatattactattcgttatcgtcatcctattcctaggctagatgatatgcttgatgaattgagtggctctataatattctccaaagttgatttgcgtagtggataccatcaaattcgtatgaaattgggagatgaatggaaaacaacatttaaaactaagtttgaattatatgagtggttagtcatgccttttgggttaactaatgcacctagtactttcatgagattaatgaacgaagttttacgtgctttcattggacgatttgtggtagtttactttgatgacatattgatttatagcagatctttggaagaacatttggaacatttacgcgttgtttttattgctctacgtgatgcacgtttgtttggttaccttgggaagtgcaccttttgcaccgaccgagtatcttttcttggctatgttgttactccacagggaattgaagttgataaagccaagattgaagctattgagagttggccgcagcccaaaacggtcacacaagtgaggagttttcttggcctcgctggattctataggcgttttgtgagagatttcaacaccattgctgcacctctcaatgagcttacaaagaaagatgtgccttttctgtggggtaccgcacaggaagaagccttcacggtattgaaagataagttgacacatgctcctttactccaacttcctgattttaataagacttttgagcttgaatgtgatgctagtggaattggattaggagatgTGTCATTAcgagatggcaaacatgttgcatacttttctgaaaaattgagtgggcctagtctgaattattctacttatgataaagaattatatgctcttgttcggactttagaaacatggtaacattatttatggcccaaagaatttgttatacattttgatcatgaatctttgaaacatattaaaagtcaagctaaactgaatcgtagacatgctaaatgggttgaattcattgagactttcccttatgtcattaaacacaagaagggaaaagaaaatgttattgctgatgcattgtctcatcgctatactatgctttcacaacttgacttcaaaatatttggtttggagaccatcaaagatcaatatgtgcatgatgctaattttaaagatgtaatgcagaattgtaaagaaggaagaatgtggaacaagtttgtcgttaacgatggatttgtgtttcgtgctaacaagctatgcattccagctagctccgttcgtcttttgttgtcgcaggaggcgcatggaggaggattaatgggacactttggcgtgaagaagacggaggacatacttgctacacatttcttttggccaaagatgagacgggatgttgagcattttattgctcgctgcactacatgtcaaaaagctaagtcacgactcaatcctcatggtttatatatgcctttgcctgtacctattgttccttgggaggatatatctatggactttgttttaggtttacctcgaacaaagaaggggagggataacatatttgttgtcgtggatagattctcaaaaatggcacactttataccatgtcataaaagcgatgatgatgttaatgttgctgatttgttctttcgtaaaattattcgcttgcatggtgtgccaaatactattgtttcagatcgtgatactaaatttcttagccacttttggagatgtttatgggataagttggggactaaactgctttttagtactacttgtcacccccaaactgatggacaaactgaagtagtcaatagaacattgtctactatgcttagggctgttttgaagagtaataagaaaatgtgggaggaatgcttgcctcatattgaatttgcttataatcgttcattgcattctactactaagatgtgcccttttgaagttgtgtatggtttcctacctcgtgcacctattgacttgttgcctcttccatcttcgaagaaggttaattttgatgctaaacaacgtgctgaattgattttaaaaatgcatgagttaactaacaaaaacattgagcgtatgaatgccaaatataaacttgctcgagataagggtagaaaacatgttgtgtttgcacctggagatcttgtttggttatatttgcgtaaggatagatttcctgatttgcgcaaatcaaagctcatgccacgtgctgatggtccctttaaggtgttagataaaataaatgataatgcatataaacttgagctgcctgcagattttggattagtcccacttttaacattgcagatttaaagccttatttgggtgaggaagatgagcttccgtcaaggacgacttcatttcaagaaggggaggatgatgaggacatcaataccattgttacatccacagctcctgctgctatacatactggaccaattactagagctcgcgcacgctaactaaattaccaggtactttcgtttcttgataatgattctaatgttcatgagaatataatgctgcctaaattggatacatttattttgcttacaaatgaagggcctagcttggagaaggatgaacattggagcaagaacaagcatggagatgatggcatgcgcaaggggaacaagaacggagttacaagagatgatttcaggtctttgaagccaccataacgagtgcatgaagccttggacgaaatatacaagatgtcacttcataaatttcgtccagaggctattataggtgctgcgtcacctttttattgggccaggcccatgtaatttcgaaatacataagtataggctatttttagagtccgtatgtatgaGGAAACAAGAGATATGATTGATTTCGGACCCGTCCACCAAGGGTcacaaaattccccctctcttcctccatatatacagcccttagggcaccgtttagactttgggttttgtttagattaaagttcgccatagctgcaacttcgcgtacttcgtttgtgttcaacgaccagacaaaggcgtcacagaacctcatcttgatcaataaaactttcatcttatattcgcaatatccagattacaatctcagtttcttgcttgttcttcgattgctcgcaggaaacagaccctcgtggtcaggttgatcgtgctccggcgtggtcaataacctctcggagttggtttagcgattgctaaggcgcgacgtcctcgcacgttcgtagtcggatcgtcaaagtcgacttcctccaaagcgatatccatcatctcatcgaaagacgggacacatttGCCTCTATCAACCATAGATATATGGCATGATGTTCCTTCATGTGGCACAGCTGGAGACATGGCATATTGTGTTGTCTCTGCACATATCATCCTTTTGCAGCTATTGTACTGCTTGTCACACCAAGTCCCCTGATCTTGCAGAAACAAATTGCTCTGTGTTTGAGACACATCCATAGGCAACAACGAACTGGGAATCATGCCACTAAGCTTTGTTCGATCAGGTGGACGCGACGGCCACAAGACAATGGACACATAGTTTCTGTTCATAACCAGGCTTCCTAACTTGTTTATGTGCCTTCCTGGATCCCATGGTGTGGGTGCACACATGTAACACTGAAAATAAGGATGCTGACAAATACCTAAGTTCTCACAGCAATACTGAAGTTGAAACGGAGATGCTGCCCGTGTAGCAATGACATGAACTAGACATGGTACTAATAGTGACTTGTCCTGCTCCTTGCTGACATGAATGTTGTCATTGTTGTTGAGCAACTGGAACATGTTGGCCTTCTTGACATGAGTACACCTCAAATTTGCATCAGCTAGTGGCATAAGACTGGAGTGGAAAGAGGCCGGAGGTACTATGGTTGGCAGACACATGCCTAGTGCAGATTCAACATCAAATTGAGAATAATCAAGTGATACTGTATTGGCAACATAATATGCAAGAACCCAGCACCAAGTACTAGATACAACAACTGCCAAACCATAAGCTGGATCGAATAAGAAGCTGACAGCAATCCTCCTTGATCCAACACTACAGAACTCCCAAACGAATGACCATGCAATCTGTAGATGCTGGGATGTATATGAGGAATTAAGACCCAACTCCTGGCAGCTAGTCATTCGTATGATTGATGGATGGAAACAGTTCCTGCACATCACCCCGTTCCAGAACAATAGTCTCTGGTCAGAAGAAGATAACAATTGGAACCAAGCACGCCATAGTTGTAGTAATACAGTGAACACATCTTGCAAATGCTCGAACTGAGGAATCCCATAACAAGTGGACAATGAATTGATTGCATTAGGGACCGAAAGTTGCTGGTGACAAATAGCAAGGATACCTCGATCGCAAAAAATTGCAGCCGAATCAATTGCGTGCTGTCCAGGATCCCATGATAATGTTAATAGCCCATAACCTGGAACACACTGAAACAGGAACCTGATTGTGAGCAAGGATACTGAGTTCATCTCCTTCCTGGCTGCCAACAATTCCTCACGGCTCTTCCTCAATTCAGTTTTGAACTCGGTGAGCCACACGTCCTGCTGCAACTGGTGATGTGAGCTGACTAAATACTTGAGACAAGCCACACTGGTCTCGCCGTTCAGGCCTTCTGTCGAACACTTGGTAGGCGACAATGCTTGGGTGGTTGTGACCTTTGTGAGGATTGGAGACGAACTGGTTATATCCATCAGAGCCATGGAATTGACCTCTATGCTCACCTCACACATAGCAGGAATAGCACTGGTCGAGGATGCCGGCGGCGCTGCTGTAGAAGTGGGCGTGGTCCTTGTTTCACTGTTTTCTTCTCCAGGGCACTCGGTCGAACACATGGTGGGCGTGGCGAGAGCAAGTTCTGAATCGAGTGAGGCGGACACTGCAGCCATGAAGGTGGAGATGGAGAAGGCTGCATATCGTGTTGGGGACACAGCAAACTCAGGTAGGGGCACCTTGTTGATCTGAATGGCGTTGGCGACGGGGTAGAGGCCAAGCGTCGAACAGGTGATGGGCGTCTCACGCACATGGTCTGGCTCGCTCTGCATGGTGGACGCAGGCATGCCGATGGGACCCGTGGACACCAGAGGGTTGGCGTCTGGTGCCGCACCGGTGTCTCCTCCTGGGCTCGTCGAGCGGGTGGTGGCCAACGTGACGAGGGAGGGAACGCCGCCTGATGCGGGGACGACGGCCGTCGCGCTCGACACGGAGATGCTCGTGGCCGTTGCCGCTGGAGCGGGGTCGGAGGAGGAGGCAGCAACCTCCGACTCATGGGACCCGTCGGTGGTGATGCCGCTGCTGGCGCATAGGCCTGGCCgtgttcatcattgacgaagtcgaAGATGCCAGGTCGGGGCCGTGATTGGGGTCGGGGACGACATGGCTCGCAGTCGACGTCGACATAGCAGGCGCTGTCGCAGTAGAGGCTGCCGCCGCAGGGGCGCACCTACGGCCGTGGTCGCTACGCACCTTCTGGCCGAGGTCGCCGATAGTCCAGTCCAGCTTGGTGTGGAGGTCGCCGAGCGCCGCCTCCATGCCCTTCTCTAGCCTCGCCTTGGACTCAGCAAAGCACCGGTCCACATCACGGGCTAGCTGGCCCTGAGTACCTCATACGTCGCCCGACCCTCCGGCGAGAGAGTCGCCAGGAGCTCGGCACGCCGTCGTGGAAAATCCATGGAATTGGGTGGGGAAAATTCTGGGGTGGATATTTGGTGGAGAATCgaacggctctgatgccaattgtgagGATCTCAGTACCAATTCACTCTATCAGCCATGAATTCAGTTACAACTCTTGAATTTCAGAGAAGAACTGAGAGGAaagagagcagaggaggaagacaagCTACAGAGAGAGAGAAGAACTAGCACGCCAAGCCAAGCCTAGGCCGAAGCCATCCGTCCAAGCCGCCTTCTGTTTTCCTCTTCCTGCTATTTGTAGGGCTTCTCCTTGCTACCGTCAGGGCAGGCCAGGCCCAAGGTGATGGCCCACTGTCCAGCCCAACACGGGTCGCTGACATAAATCAATACACCTAGGTTGATGTAAGCATTGTGATCTTGAAACTCTAAACAGGTGTGAGTACAGATTTTCATCTTATTTTTCATGAATGAAAATCCACTGTGATACTTAGCTATTGAGCAGGAAGACGCAGTCATCAGCAAAAGTTGAGTAATTATCCAGAATACATACATTTTACTTCTTCGCTATCCAGAAGTATAATGCAACAAAACCCAACCATTGCATGCTGATCACTCACATGCTGCCGTTTAGCACCCTGGTTGTGGCTTATGGGCAGCATAAATAATCTTTTCAGAATCATCTAGTTAAAAAATTCATTCGCAAAGAGGAAAACAACTATAAAAACAGAGCAACTAAACCTTGTAACTTAACATTTTTTACAGCTAATTTGGGATGATATAAAAAAAGATTTTTTTTGGCAATAGGATGAAAACGttagttttgttcttcaaacaattTTTTTTGGGTAAGAAGCTACACTGAGAGAAATATTGCCACACTTGACATGAGAATTACAGAGAACATGAGTAGTCGTCTTTCATGCAAGATCAAAGATCTACCAATAGTGCAGTCCACATAAAAAATAACACTCAGAAGATATTTGCGCAAATCTATAAAGCAGAAAAACCTCAATTCACATAAAAAATTATAATCTGATTGCTGAATCTTTCGTCCGTGTTCAGAGAAAAGCACATAACAGGTGGAACCTTCCGTCAGTTTGCTTCCATTGAGACGGCAAGATGTTGTTCTTGCATCATCACAACCTTTACTCACAAGGAGCACATGGAGTCAGATGCCGCCAAAACAAACATGCCTCCATCAAAACAAAGTTTATGTAGCAATAATCTACAGCTCACAGAATTAATATCTAAGGTTCAGTTACACATGTATCTCAAGAACAAATCCCCAATATTGGGCAGTGGGCATAAAAAGGATAAACTGAACCAAGTACTCCCCAATATGATACGACATGTAGGATGGCTGGGGTGTAGC encodes:
- the LOC119330621 gene encoding uncharacterized protein LOC119330621, which gives rise to MPASTMQSEPDHVRETPITCSTLGLYPVANAIQINKVPLPEFAVSPTRYAAFSISTFMAAVSASLDSELALATPTMCSTECPGEENSETRTTPTSTAAPPASSTSAIPAMCEVSIEVNSMALMDITSSSPILTKVTTTQALSPTKCSTEGLNGETSVACLKYLVSSHHQLQQDVWLTEFKTELRKSREELLAARKEMNSVSLLTIRFLFQCVPGYGLLTLSWDPGQHAIDSAAIFCDRGTVSIHQSYE